From one Lotus japonicus ecotype B-129 chromosome 3, LjGifu_v1.2 genomic stretch:
- the LOC130743666 gene encoding zinc finger BED domain-containing protein RICESLEEPER 2-like produces the protein MSESDSSDSSMNELDETVNVGESSANPLNLETENSIESPAEVDKNKKRDRSLTSNVWDYFKTIGKGADGKNRAECLACGKQYVCGGHDYGTSSLRRHKNACQMIPKFHETTAGKLMLHQGAKLRTRKVDNKVVRDMLAMSIIEHDLAFNFVEYRRIRELLKYLNPEVKVPSRRASTIDIIKLYEGEKKKLKEELAKVPSRINLTSDLWTACTAAGYISLTAHYVDENWKLNSKILNFCHCPPPHSGQELAKIVNDFLVDWGIEGKIFSLTLDNAKSNDTLEKSLRDTLKNNKSLLCDGEFFHVRCCAHILNLIVQDGLDVANDALSKIRESVKYVRATQGRRDVFKVYVEKHGIDKETKVGLRLDVVTRWNSTYLMLKSALVYRRAFKELALDDSHYKSLPSDEDWERGKKICEVLLPFYDITNMFSGSTYPTSNLYFMQVWIIECLLFQNKTHEDAVIRDMIKEMQLKFDKYWCDYSVILALASVLDPRLKLQFLEFCYSDIGLDAIARQTKMRIVKQKMYDLFHEYVNNFDGGSQSTQETLDTTSDIANASQPSSSLTTNVLDVKIYHI, from the coding sequence ATGTCTGAATCTGATTCTTCTGATTCCTCTATGAATGAATTGGATGAAACTGTTAATGTTGGTGAGTCTAGTGCTAATCCTTTGAACCTTGAAACTGAAAATTCCATTGAATCACCCGCAGAAGTTGATAAGAATAAGAAGAGAGATAGGTCGCTCACATCTAATGTTTGGGATTACTTCAAAACAATTGGTAAAGGAGCTGATGGGAAAAATAGAGCTGAATGTCTTGCTTGTGGGAAGCAATATGTATGTGGTGGTCATGACTATGGAACTTCATCTTTGAGGCGTCACAAAAATGCGTGTCAAATGATTCCAAAGTTTCATGAAACTACTGCTGGTAAACTAATGCTTCATCAAGGTGCCAAATTGAGAACTAGAAAAGTGGATAACAAAGTTGTACGTGATATGTTAGCCATGTCTATCATAGAGCATGACCTTGCTTTCAATTTTGTGGAGTATAGGAGGATTAGAGAGTTGTTGAAATATTTGAATCCTGAAGTAAAGGTACCCTCTAGACGTGCTTCCACAATAGATATTATTAAGTTGTatgagggagagaaaaaaaaattgaaagaagagTTGGCCAAAGTTCCAAGTAGGATAAATTTGACTTCTGATTTGTGGACTGCTTGTACTGCTGCTGGTTATATTTCATTGACTGCTCATTATGTTGATGAAAATTGGAAACTGAATAgtaaaattcttaatttttgtcATTGTCCTCCTCCACATTCTGGGCAAGAGTTGGCTAAGATTGTGAATGATTTCTTGGTGGATTGGGGAATCGAGGGAAAAATATTCTCATTGACTTTGGACAATGCTAAGTCTAATGACACATTGGAAAAGTCTTTGAGAGATACGTTGAAGAATAATAAAAGTTTGTTATGTGATGGTGAATTTTTTCATGTTCGTTGTTGTGCCCACATACTAAACCTCATAGTTCAAGATGGTTTGGATGTTGCTAATGATGCTTTATCCAAAATTAGAGAAAGTGTCAAGTATGTTAGGGCAACGCAAGGAAGAAGGGATGTTTTTAAAGTTTATGTGGAGAAACATGGTATTGATAAGGAGACAAAGGTTGGTTTGCGTTTGGATGTTGTTACTAGGTGGAACTCCACCTACTTGATGCTTAAAAGTGCACTTGTATATCGACGTGCATTTAAGGAGCTTGCTTTAGATGATTCACACTACAAATCTCTCCCTAGTGATGAAGATTgggaaagaggaaaaaaaatttgtGAGGTTTTGCTTCCATTCTATGATATCACAAATATGTTTTCTGGATCCACTTATCCAACATCTAATTTGTATTTCATGCAAGTGTGGATTATTGAATGTTTGTTGTTTCAAAATAAGACTCATGAGGATGCGGTGATCAGGGACATGATAAAAGAAATGCAGCTGAAATTTGATAAGTATTGGTGTGATTATAGTGTTATTCTTGCACTTGCCTCCGTTCTTGATCCTCGCTTGAAGCTTCAATTTTTGGAGTTTTGTTATTCTGACATTGGACTTGATGCAATTGCTCGCCAAACTAAGATGAGGATTGTCAAACAAAAGATGTATGATCTATTTCATGAGTATGTCAACAATTTTGATGGTGGAAGTCAATCCACACAAGAGACATTGGATACTACTAGTGACATTGCTAATGCTTCTCAACCTAGTAGTTCTCTTACCACCAATGTTTTGGA
- the LOC130748539 gene encoding GTP 3',8-cyclase, mitochondrial isoform X2, which yields MMWRYFSKFIHSPIGFNPSNSLPVNCEMGSYFAARNCNLQGLLNGSLHEYSTGTFAASSASLSEDQPKDSSVSDMLVDSFGRLHTYLRISLTERCNLRCQYCMPAEGVELTPTPQILTKAEILRLADLFVSSGVNKIRLTGGEPTVRKDIEDICLELSNLKGLKTLSMTTNGIVLARKLPKLKECGLTSLNISLDTLVPAKFELMTRRKGHEKVMDSINAAIDLGYNPVKVNCVVMRGFNDDEICDFVELTREKPINIRFIEFMPFDGNVWNVKKLVPYAEMLDTVVKQFPSLKRLQDHPTETAKNYTIDGHAGRVSFITSMTEHFCAGCNRLRLLADGNFKVCLFGPSEVSLRDPLRQGAEDHELREIIGAAVKRKKRSHAGMFDIAKTANRPMIHIGG from the exons ATGATGTGGCGCTACTTCTCCAAATTCATTCATTCTCCTATTGGATTCAACCCTTCAAACTCCTTACCG GTGAATTGTGAGATGGGGTCTTACTTTGCTGCCAGAAATTGTAATCTTCAAGGTTTATTGAATGGAAGCTTGCATGAGTATTCCACAGGGACTTTTGCAGCATCTAGTGCTTCATTGTCTGAAGATCAGCCAAAAGATAGTTCTGTTTCTGATATGTTAGTGGATTCATTTGGAAGGCTTCACACTTACTTGAGAATATCTTTAACCGAGAGGTGCAATTTAAGGTGTCAGTATTGTATGCCAGCAGAAGGTGTGGAACTCACTCCTACCCCTCAGATTTTAACAAAGGCCGAGATTCTGCGGTTGGCGGATCTGTTTGTAAGCTCTGGTGTGAATAAAATACGTTTGACGGGTGGCGAGCCGACTGTCAGAAAGGATATTGAGGACATATGTTTGGAATTGTCAAACTTGAAGGGACTTAAGACATTGTCCATGACTACAAATGGTATTGTTCTGGCAAGAAAACTTCCAAAGCTTAAAGAATGTGGTCTTACTTCTTTGAACATTAGTTTGGACACTCTGGTGCCAGCAAAGTTTGAGTTAATGACGAGGCGCAAAGGGCATGAAAAAGTAATGGATTCGATTAATGCTGCGATAGATCTTGGATATAATCCGGTTAAG GTCAATTGTGTTGTAATGCGTGGATTCAATGATGATGAAATCTGTGACTTTGTTGAGTTGACTCGTGAAAAGCCAATTAATATTCGGTTTATAGAGTTCATGCCTTTTGATGGAAATGTTTGGAACGTCAAGAAGCTTGTACCCTACGCAGAAATGTTGGATACAGTG GTGAAACAGTTTCCAAGCTTAAAAAGACTGCAGGATCACCCAACAGAGACTGCAAAGAATTATACAATAGATGGGCATGCCGGTAGAGTTTCATTTATCACATCAATGACTGAGCATTTTTGTGCTGGTTGCAATAGATTGCGACTACTAGCTGATGGAAACTTTAAAGTCTGTTTATTTGGTCCTTCAGAG GTTAGCTTAAGAGATCCCTTGCGACAAGGTGCAGAGGATCATGAGCTTAGGGAGATAATCGGGGCAGCG GTGAAGAGGAAGAAACGTTCACATGCTGGTATGTTTGACATAGCAAAGACAGCAAATAGGCCTATGATACATATTGGTGGATAA
- the LOC130745946 gene encoding DNA polymerase alpha catalytic subunit-like, giving the protein MADDDGSRKRRPTRGPESTARSQALERLKARLGGGRRSDPAGPQIKLENPIYDTVPEDEYNALVAKRREQAQDFIVDDDGLGYGDQGQEEDWSKAGYTLSSGDESDGGGEKAEKPKRKKDPQIKRPSASSVSLSAAAAMIGAQRLSSMFTSSNFKKNRDEKASESIVDDVIAEFAPDENDRLRRRKAQPNPSAYSPGESLRVKPCTTNSIRASPVSGNFSIDGGTAKPVRANESNGSELGVELKFEEAAELNGNSENVQAQPETMQIDDFPSNEGLSEDKVVKDIEMEEKPALKKEVFTLNAKISREEDPTLSAATAGWQAAKRSTGGGGEINGAVSKDGLSAEFNLEADGSLPFFILDAHEEYYGANMGTVYLFGKVKTGDLYQSCCVVVKNMQRCVYAIPSRPLHYTDEIMNLEKDVQESRISPADFHKKLQGSVSDIKNEIAKHLVDLNVSSFTMAPVKRKYAFERTEIPAGDNYVVKINYPFKDSVLPVDLKGESFCALLGTHCSALELFLIKRKIKGPSWLQVSKFSTCSASQRVSWCKFELTVDSPKDIRISSPSLKITCEMPPVVVTAINLKTILNEEQNINEIVSASVVCCNMVKIDTPMLASEWKRPGKLTHFTVIRKLHGNIFPLGFNKEVTDRNTKAGSNIVCAESSERALLNRLMLELHKLDTDVLVGHNISGFDLDVLLHRSQACKVPSSMWSKLGRLNRSTMPKLDRRKKTFGSGADPGIMSCIAGRLLCDTYLSSRDLLKEVSYSLTELAKTQLNKFRKEVAPHGIPKMFQTAESLMELIEYGETDAWLSMELMFHLSILPLTRQLTNISGNLWGKTLQGARAQRVEYLLLHAFHAKKYIVPDKFSNYAKETKLTKRRVTHGVDDGNIDEADIDDGNYHNNASEIDHKKSKKASSYAGGLVLEPKKGLYDKYILLLDFNSLYPSIIQEYNICFTTVERSFDGSFPRLPSSTITGILPELLENLVKRRKSVKTWMKTASGLKYQQFDIQQQALKLTANSMYGCLGFSNSRFYAKPIAELITLQGREILQSTVDLVQNNLNLEVIYGDTDSIMIYSGLDDIVKAKAMAGKVIQEVNKKYKCLEIDLDGLYKRMLLLKKKKYAAVKVQFKDGSTPYEVIERKGLDIVRRDWSLLAKELGDFCLTQILSGGSCEDVVESIHSSLMKVQEEMRNGQVPLEKYVITKTLTKDPEAYPDAKNQPHVLVAQRLKQQGYSSGCSVGDTIPYIICYEQGGSSGSAKGIAQRARHPDELKQEKGTWLIDIDYYLSQQIHPVVSRLCASIQGTSPERLADCLGLDTSKFQHKSSEASSVDPTSSLMFAADDEERYQGCEPLVLSCPSCSGTIDCPPVFKSVCLSVNEKPSSSGTEESDYNFWRKLCCPKCQENGVGRISPAMIANQVKMQAEKFVLMYYRGSLMCDDETCKHTTRSISLRLVGDSERGTVCPNYPRCNGRLYRKYTEADLYKQLSYFCHVFDTASCIEKLEEKSRIPVEKELIKIRPIVDPVASTVQKMRDRCAYGWVKLEDLVISI; this is encoded by the exons ATGGCTGATGACGACGGTTCCCGGAAGCGAAGGCCCACCAGAGGCCCCGAATCCACCGCCCGCAGCCAAGCCTTAGAGCGCCTCAAGGCCCGCCTTGGCGGCGGCCGCAGATCTGACCCCGCCGGACCCCAAATCAAGTTAGAAAACCCTATCTACGACACCGTCCCCGAAGACGAGTACAACGCTCTCGTCGCGAAGCGCCGCGAGCAAGCGCAGGATTTCATCGTCGACGATGACGGCCTCGGGTACGGGGATCAAGGTCAGGAAGAGGATTGGTCCAAAGCAGGCTACACTCTCTCATCCGGAGACGAATCCGATGGCGGTGGCGAGAAGGCGGAAAAGCCGAAGCGGAAGAAGGATCCTCAGATCAAACGGCCTTCTGCTTCTTCAGTGTCACTCTCCGCCGCCGCAGCTATGATCGGCGCGCAGAGGCTGTCGTCGATGTTCACTTCCTCGAATTTCAAGAAGAATAGGGATGAGAAGGCTAGTGAGAGCATTGTTGATGATGTTATTGCGGAGTTTGCACCGGATGAGAATGATAGGCTGAGGCGAAGAAAGGCGCAACCGAATCCGTCGGCATACTCTCCCGGAGAATCTCTTAGGGTTAAGCCATGTACTACTAATTCAATTAGGGCTTCTCCGGTGTCTGGTAATTTCTCAATTGACGGCGGCACCGCGAAACCGGTTAGGGCTAATGAGAGCAATGGTAGTGAATTGGGGGTAGAGCTAAAGTTTGAAGAAGCAGCTGAACTGAATGGAAATTCTGAAAATGTTCAGGCGCAGCCGGAAACGATGCAAATTGATGATTTTCCCAGTAATGAGGGTTTGAGTGAGGATAAAGTGGTGAAGGACATTGAGATGGAAGAAAAACCAGCTCTGAAAAAAGAGGTTTTCACTTTGAATGCGAAAATTTCAAGAGAGGAGGATCCGACATTGAGTGCTGCTACCGCGGGTTGGCAGGCAGCAAAGAGGAGTACCGGCGGAGGAGGGGAGATCAATGGTGCTGTTTCGAAGGATGGTTTGTCCGCCGAGTTTAATTTGGAGGCAGATGGATCGCTGCCATTTTTCATACTAGATGCCCATGAGGAGTATTATGGAGCCAATATGGGAACGGTTTATTTGTTCGGGAAG GTGAAAACAGGGGATTTGTATCAGAGTTgctgtgttgttgtgaagaacaTGCAGAGATGTGTCTATGCAATTCCAAGTCGTCCTTTGCATTACACTGATGAGATAATGAATCTTGAGAAAGATGTCCAGGAGTCTCGAATTTCTCCTGCAGATTTCCATAAAAAACTGCAA ggtTCTGTATCTGATATAAAGAATGAGATAGCAAAACATCTGGTGGATCTGAATGTTTCTTCCTTTACCATGGCGCCGGTTAAG AGAAAATATGCATTTGAACGAACTGAAATTCCGGCTGGTGATAATTATGTTGTGAAAATAAATTATCCATTTAAG GATTCAGTACTTCCAGTAGACCTCAAAGGAGAAAGTTTCTGTGCTCTTCTAGGAACTCATTGCAG CGCACTCGAGCTTTTTTTGATTAAAAGGAAGATAAAAGGGCCTTCATGGCTACAGGTTTCAAAATTTTCTACATGTTCAGCTTCTCAAAGG GTTAGCTGGTGCAAATTTGAATTGACTGTTGACTCTCCTAAAGACATAAGGATTTCTTCACCTTCCTTGAAAATCACTTGCGAGATGCCTCCTGTTGTTGTCACAGCGATAAACTTGAAAACCATCCTAAATGAAGAGCAGAACATAAATGAAATTGTATCTGCATCTGTTGTCTGTTGCAATATGGTCAAG ATCGACACTCCTATGTTGGCTTCAGAGTGGAAAAGACCTGGAAAGCTGACCCATTTTACTGTTATTCGTAAACTTCATGGGAATATATTTCCTCTGGGATTCAATAAGGAGGTTACAGACAGAAACACAAAAGCGGGGTCAAATATTGTGTGTGCTGAAAGCAG TGAAAGAGCTTTGTTAAATCGTCTGATGTTAGAATTACACAAGTTGGATACTGATGTCCTTGTTGGACATAATATTTCTGGATTCGACCTGGATGTCCTTCTCCACAGATCCCAG GCTTGCAAAGTACCGAGCAGCATGTGGTCTAAACTAGGCCGTCTCAACCGTTCTACGATGCCTAAACTTGACAGGAGGAAGAAAACTTTTGGTTCTGGAGCTGATCCTGGTATCATGTCTTGTATTGCTGGTCGACTTCTTTGTGATACATATCTGAGTTCCCGTGATCTATTAAAGGAG GTTAGTTATTCCTTAACTGAGCTTGCAAAAACACAGCTGAACAAGTTTCGGAAGGAAGTTGCTCCACATGGAATTCCAAAAATGTTCCAAACTGCAGAGTCCCTAATGGAGCTT ATTGAATATGGTGAAACGGATGCATGGTTGTCTATGGAACTCATGTTTCATTTGAGTATTCTTCCGCTCACACGTCAGCTGACTAATATAAGTGGTAATCTGTGGGGGAAAACTCTTCAG GGTGCTCGTGCACAAAGAGTGGAGTATCTTTTGTTGCATGCCTTCCATGCAAAGAAATACATTGTGCCAGACAAGTTTTCAAATTAcgcaaaagaaacaaaattgaCAAAACGCAGAGTAACTCATGGTGTTGATGATGGCAACATTGATGAAGCAGATATTGATGATGGAAACTACCATAACAATGCCTCCGAAATTGATCATAAGAAAAGCAAGAAGGCTTCTTCCTATGCCGGGGGACTGGTTTTAGAGCCAAAGAAGGGTCTTTATGACAAATATAtattgcttctggacttcaatAGTCTTTATCCTTCTATCATTCAG GAATACAATATCTGCTTCACAACTGTTGAAAGATCTTTTGATGGATCTTTTCCTCGTCTACCTTCTAGTACAATAACTGGAATCTTGCCAGAG TTGCTGGAAAATCTAGTTAAAAGGAGGAAAAGCGTAAAGACATGGATGAAGACTGCATCTGGTCTTAAATATCAGCAATTTGATATTCAGCAGCAAGCACTGAAGCTTACTGCAAACAG TATGTATGGATGCCTGGGATTTTccaattcaagattttatgcgAAGCCAATAGCTGAGCTCATAACCCTACAA GGAAGGGAGATATTGCAGAGTACTGTTGACCTTGTTCAAAATAATTTGAACTTAGAG GTGATCTATGGGGATACTGATTCAATAATGATTTACAGTGGGCTAGATGATATTGTGAAAGCAAAGGCAATGGCTGGAAAAGTTATTCAAGAG GTCAATAAGAAATATAAATGCTtggaaattgatcttgatggttTGTACAAGAGGATGCTCCTTcttaagaaaaagaaatatgctgctgTGAAGGTGCAGTTTAAAGATGGTAGCACCCCATATGAG GTTATTGAACGTAAAGGTCTTGACATTGTTCGTCGTGACTGGAGCTTATTAGCTAAAGAATTGGGAGATTTTTGCTTGACTCAAATTTTGTCGGGAGG GTCATGTGAAGATGTGGTTGAATCGATTCACAGCTCTCTCATGAAG GTGCAAGAGGAGATGAGGAACGGTCAAGTACCATTGGAAAAATATGTGATCACAAAGACATTGACTAAAGATCCTGAAGCTTATCCTGATGCCAAAAACCAACCACATGTTCTT GTGGCACAAAGATTGAAGCAGCAAGGTTACTCCTCTGGTTGCTCTGTTGGTGATACCATCCCTTATATAATTTGCTATGAGCAG GGTGGTAGTTCAGGCAGTGCAAAGGGTATTGCTCAACGTGCCAGACATCCTGACGAACTAAAACAAGAAAAGGGGACATGGCTAATTGACATTGATTACTATTTATCACAACAG ATTCATCCTGTGGTATCACGTCTCTGTGCATCAATTCAGGGAACAAGCCCAGAAAGACTGGCTGATTGTTTAGGGCTTGACACATCAAAG TTTCAACATAAATCAAGTGAAGCTTCAAGTGTTGATCCTACAAGCTCACTCATGTTTGCTGCTGATGACGAGGAGAG GTATCAGGGATGTGAGCCGTTGGTCTTGTCATGCCCCAGCTGCTCTGGTACTATTGACTGCCCACCTGTGTTTAAATCCGTTTGTTTGTCGGTGAATGAAAAGCCATCTAGCTCGGGCACGGAGGAATCTGACTACAATTTTTGGCGTAAGCTGTGCTGTCCTAAATGCCAAGAAAATGGTGTTGGTAGAATTTCTCCTGCAATGATAGCCAATCAG GTCAAAATGCAAGCAGAGAAGTTCGTTTTAATGTATTATAGAGGTTCATTAATG TGCGATGACGAGACGTGTAAGCACACAACGCGAAGTATCAGCCTTCGGCTGGTTGGTGATTCTGAGAGAGGAACTGTTTGTCCAAATTATCCTCGCTGCAACGGGCGTCTCTACAGAAAG TACACTGAAGCAGACTTGTACAAGCAACTCTCATATTTCTGCCATGTATTCGATACTGCTAGTTGTATAGAAAAG TTGGAGGAAAAATCTAGGATACCAGTAGAGAAAGAGTTGATCAAAATTAGGCCAATAGTTGACCCAGTAGCATCAACAGTACAGAAGATGAGGGACCGTTGTGCCTATGGTTGGGTGAAGCTGGAGGACTTGGTCATTTCAATTTAA
- the LOC130748160 gene encoding VQ motif-containing protein 25-like, whose protein sequence is MTKLHTCYPKSASSKLGIDRDSHVISKLKPKIRIIHIYAPEIIKTDAANFRELVQRLTGKPEDESKSKTAPTKSKKAMMIMQEDEKEFLSLQNGTEVKNEHQIQEEDAMWRRPKSNEKFSDLFEGFSEFDGFMEVLSNKYYASG, encoded by the coding sequence ATGACAAAGCTGCACACATGTTATCCAAAATCAGCATCTTCAAAGCTAGGAATTGACAGAGATTCACACGTTATCTCGAAACTGAAGCCGAAGATCCGGATAATTCACATATATGCTCCAGAAATCATAAAAACTGATGCTGCAAATTTCAGGGAGCTAGTTCAAAGACTCACAGGAAAGCCAGAAGATGAAAGCAAATCCAAGACTGCACCAACCAAATCCAAGAAGGCCATGATGATCATGCAGGAAGATGAAAAGGAGTTTCTGAGTCTGCAAAATGGGACAGAAGTGAAGAATGAACATCAAATTCAAGAGGAAGATGCTATGTGGAGAAGACCAAAGTCAAATGAGAAGTTCAGTGATCTCTTTGAGGGGTTCTCAGAATTTGATGGTTTTATGGAAGTGCTAAGCAATAAGTACTATGCCAGTGGTTAA
- the LOC130748539 gene encoding GTP 3',8-cyclase, mitochondrial isoform X1: MMWRYFSKFIHSPIGFNPSNSLPQVNCEMGSYFAARNCNLQGLLNGSLHEYSTGTFAASSASLSEDQPKDSSVSDMLVDSFGRLHTYLRISLTERCNLRCQYCMPAEGVELTPTPQILTKAEILRLADLFVSSGVNKIRLTGGEPTVRKDIEDICLELSNLKGLKTLSMTTNGIVLARKLPKLKECGLTSLNISLDTLVPAKFELMTRRKGHEKVMDSINAAIDLGYNPVKVNCVVMRGFNDDEICDFVELTREKPINIRFIEFMPFDGNVWNVKKLVPYAEMLDTVVKQFPSLKRLQDHPTETAKNYTIDGHAGRVSFITSMTEHFCAGCNRLRLLADGNFKVCLFGPSEVSLRDPLRQGAEDHELREIIGAAVKRKKRSHAGMFDIAKTANRPMIHIGG; this comes from the exons ATGATGTGGCGCTACTTCTCCAAATTCATTCATTCTCCTATTGGATTCAACCCTTCAAACTCCTTACCG CAGGTGAATTGTGAGATGGGGTCTTACTTTGCTGCCAGAAATTGTAATCTTCAAGGTTTATTGAATGGAAGCTTGCATGAGTATTCCACAGGGACTTTTGCAGCATCTAGTGCTTCATTGTCTGAAGATCAGCCAAAAGATAGTTCTGTTTCTGATATGTTAGTGGATTCATTTGGAAGGCTTCACACTTACTTGAGAATATCTTTAACCGAGAGGTGCAATTTAAGGTGTCAGTATTGTATGCCAGCAGAAGGTGTGGAACTCACTCCTACCCCTCAGATTTTAACAAAGGCCGAGATTCTGCGGTTGGCGGATCTGTTTGTAAGCTCTGGTGTGAATAAAATACGTTTGACGGGTGGCGAGCCGACTGTCAGAAAGGATATTGAGGACATATGTTTGGAATTGTCAAACTTGAAGGGACTTAAGACATTGTCCATGACTACAAATGGTATTGTTCTGGCAAGAAAACTTCCAAAGCTTAAAGAATGTGGTCTTACTTCTTTGAACATTAGTTTGGACACTCTGGTGCCAGCAAAGTTTGAGTTAATGACGAGGCGCAAAGGGCATGAAAAAGTAATGGATTCGATTAATGCTGCGATAGATCTTGGATATAATCCGGTTAAG GTCAATTGTGTTGTAATGCGTGGATTCAATGATGATGAAATCTGTGACTTTGTTGAGTTGACTCGTGAAAAGCCAATTAATATTCGGTTTATAGAGTTCATGCCTTTTGATGGAAATGTTTGGAACGTCAAGAAGCTTGTACCCTACGCAGAAATGTTGGATACAGTG GTGAAACAGTTTCCAAGCTTAAAAAGACTGCAGGATCACCCAACAGAGACTGCAAAGAATTATACAATAGATGGGCATGCCGGTAGAGTTTCATTTATCACATCAATGACTGAGCATTTTTGTGCTGGTTGCAATAGATTGCGACTACTAGCTGATGGAAACTTTAAAGTCTGTTTATTTGGTCCTTCAGAG GTTAGCTTAAGAGATCCCTTGCGACAAGGTGCAGAGGATCATGAGCTTAGGGAGATAATCGGGGCAGCG GTGAAGAGGAAGAAACGTTCACATGCTGGTATGTTTGACATAGCAAAGACAGCAAATAGGCCTATGATACATATTGGTGGATAA